From the genome of Solanum pennellii chromosome 6, SPENNV200:
TCACAAAAATCCAACAACAAAACAGATCAAAAAAGACTTGAAactgaattatttttaaacatatcttctccttatatatacataaaaagaaaaaaaattaacctttATATAGGAGATTGGACATGTAACAAGAATATGACATAATATGCGTAAAATTAGCCAACAAAACCAGTGACTTCTTCCTGTAACATAGACAAAAATAATTTCCACTCATTTCCTAAAAGAATGGGTGAGACTAAGTATTGGCTAACAGAACATCCGTACAGGTAGAAAAAGGCGAAGGTCAAGCTATAGGCACGAAAAAAATTAGTTATAGTTACTCATTGACTTGTGGAGTTTCTTGTCAAACATTATAGGAAAACAACAGCTAAGTGGAAGCCCGATACTCGGTTTATGTCTGGTGGGGTGGCTTGAGTAACGTTATTATAGGGTTAAGTGAGTGAATGCATATATATTGTTAGGATTTAAACATACACACACCGCGACTGCATGTAACAAAGTTAATGTAACATGTAACTTGCTTTATTTTCCTAATGTAACAGAGTATTGTGTTTTTCCCTCATAGTTAAAAATCACGACAGATAGAATTAGTAATTTTTCCCTCATAGTTAAAGATCATGACAGATAGAATTAGTAATTTACTAGTACTATAAGTAATTCGGTTTCCCCTTATAAGAAAAATTTGTTCGATTCTCGAAATCCAAAATGAGTTGATCAAGCTGAGGATGAACGTAATCGAATAAAAGAAGGTAATGGGTCATCCCAGTATGTTTATGAACCAGTTCATTATCTGTAACATATGTTCAATCACATTATGTTTTCGAGATATTTGGTATTTTGTAGCcttttacatatttatatttagttttatatttacACATAAGAGATTTGAAAAGATCATTTCCTCTtaaatttctttactttttcgTTCAACACATCACAGTCGATGAGTAATATATTTCTTTGTCTATTTCGAATAATGGTCGACTCTCTATATTATTTCTAAGACGACGTGCAGTTGCAAGGCGGTATTAAATCAACATCATTTGACTGTTTTTCAGAGTTAATAAGAATTCTCAAGTAGCTAAAAATTTCAGTGTTTTCTGATGCTAACCACACTCAGTTACTTGGATTAGAGAaataaaagaacagaaaaacaaaaactaatCGCTACAATTACAATGTCAATCTAATAAGTTGttctttcaatttatatgtCACCATTCAGATTTCGAGTGTCAATTGACTGTGAATTTGGACATGGAATCTTTTGAGTATTTTTACGCACGTTTAATACTTTCTGAAGAAATATTCAGCAGTATCCTTTTCAGTAGGATTTTCTGTCCTTACTGGAATTGGAAATAAACTCTCCTTATAATCTAATGGCCAAGCAAAACCAGATAGTAGAcgtataaaaaaatcaaatccaaGGCTCGTAGCTTGTTTAGCGTTCTGATCATACCACATCAACCTGTAACTTTGTGTTAGTTCGTAAACATACTTATCATACTCCCACATCCCATTAGGCATATGATAGGGTATAGGAGGATTCACCGTGTATACTTTGATCCAATTATTCTCTCCAATCCTTTGCCATATATCATATTCTGCTGTCATAGCTATCGACACGTCTTTACTAGCCATAACTGCAATTGATCTACCGCGTAACACTAATCTAGCCCAGTATTCACCTGGAATAGGTGGCCCTGGCATTATCTCGAAAAGTTCAGTTTCAAAATCAAATGACAAAACACTGTACACATTTTCTTTGTCACAACTCCAATTACTGCTGGCCAGCCAATAATAAACTCCATTCTGGTAAGTGAAATTTTGCGAAAAAGATATTTGAGATTCATGAGAGAAATTCGGTTCCAAGAACTTCCACGAGTCATTTTTAGTCGAGTACAGAGCAGTAAATATCTTAGGATAAACAACTGATGTAAATTTAATGTTAAATGTTCGAAAATAGATAATCTTGTAGTCCTGATTCGTTTTGTCAAAACCTATTCCAAGTGATCTGCTACAGTCCTCAAAATTTTCTTCTACATCAAATTCAATCTTCGGAACAACCCTACACTGTTTAATCGCAGGATTCCACCAGGCAAATCGAACATTCAGAAAATGTCCATTCTCTAGTAAGAATATTCCATTGATCGGACCAACCATGTGTCTGAAATCATTAACACCGTCACAGTAATAAATCCGTTGATGTGTAGGTACACATCCTGGAATTAAATTATCAGGGAGCAAATACAAATGAACTTGCCTTGTAGGCAAAGGGCTTGTCTCATAGTCAACACCAAACTTAACTACCATTTTACGAGTACCACTACTCTCATTATCAAAGTGCTTTCTGATAAAACTAGAGCTTTTGATGAGATCGCACCAACTTTTACACACACGTTTATATCTCAGCAGTGATTTAACAGATAATCGCGTTAAAATATGATCAGCAATAATATCTTCTCGCGAGTAACTCTCTGTATTACTTGTCATCCTGCTCAAATTATTTCTGCTAAATCTTATAAAACATCTGATTATTTGTATGTATTGTTCCGAAACAATAATCTCTTTCTTCtctataagaaaagaaaaaaaatagacattAGATTAGACATGTAACAAGGAAACAACGAAATGAGCATAAAATTAGCTAACAAGCTGTAACTTGTTCCTACAACAAGGATTAAGAAATAATGTCCATTCAACTCCTAAAAGACTGGGTAAAAGGATTGAGTAATTGCAATTTTGATCACAATGATTAATACTTACAATGTATTCCATTATTTGGAAATATAACAAGATAGCTTCTTAAATTTGGCACGAGTTATAAGTTTGTGCCACTAAAATTTAACTAGTGACCATACAAAACACTGTTGGGAAAATGCggattaatacaaaaatatgtttattggttcaaaataatgaaaataaaatgaaaaaataacgataccaagaattttacgtggaaatcATTCTAAATATGCGTAAAATTATCGGTCAAGAGGATATCACTATAGCAAGGAATTTTTTACACTTTGTAATTACGAATATAATATTCAAAGTGACTGCAACACACTCAAAAGAAATAATACTCTTTTGATTTACCGAGAAAATACATAAAGTGACACTTGaagttgttttgaatttttaaaagacAATTTAACTAAGCAAATGTCTTATTACCCCACAAAACTTTTAAATACCTTTGTAAATAGACCATTTTGTCCTGTTTTCTCATCAATCCCAGATTTTGAGTATGCATTTGAAGCACACtctcttttaattaaatattttgatttaaatattaataagatGATGATTTAACCCGACCCGAAACATTGAGCTTTCAACTTCAATAATATGAACTTAATTTAAACTTCCATCGGTCACAATCATAAACCTGATGGTTTTGAAATTATCTAAATTGCATTTGAATTTCTTCGCCTAAGACTTCCCTAATTTGTTTATTCTTGACTCTAATTTACGAATTCGACTTGTTAGGAAGCTTAGTTGTTGGGACTATTTGTTGTGTTGTGTTTGTTCATTCCGGTGCTCattttagcattgctagttgcCTAAAATTTTTATCGAAAAAGTTCCATCACCGGAATTCTCTTGATTTATGATTCCCTCAGCTCGTCCATTTTGAATGGGCTTTTACTATTGGGTATGTTAGGAGAACACTTGttttatttataactttttggtacaaaattaaatttttttagtaagaGATGCATTTGCATCTCCTTAAGAGCTTAATGTCACTCATCTATCATCAAAATCACCAATTTTTAGTGAGCTAACTCAGTAACTTGCTGATGCACCTCGCCCTCTGTTGAGCCACATaaagaacaaaaagagaaagatgcTTCAACTAGAAAATTTGTCATAAAGGGAAGAGACTAATTCAACTGATGTTATTTTTAAAGAGGAAGAATAAACAAGAAGtgaaaaatttcttcttcttttgggCTGATTTGTTCAAGAGAGatgaagatttttttaaaaagtttggaAAAGATGatgtatt
Proteins encoded in this window:
- the LOC107022381 gene encoding F-box/kelch-repeat protein At3g23880-like, producing the protein MVVKFGVDYETSPLPTRQVHLYLLPDNLIPGCVPTHQRIYYCDGVNDFRHMVGPINGIFLLENGHFLNVRFAWWNPAIKQCRVVPKIEFDVEENFEDCSRSLGIGFDKTNQDYKIIYFRTFNIKFTSVVYPKIFTALYSTKNDSWKFLEPNFSHESQISFSQNFTYQNGVYYWLASSNWSCDKENVYSVLSFDFETELFEIMPGPPIPGEYWARLVLRGRSIAVMASKDVSIAMTAEYDIWQRIGENNWIKVYTVNPPIPYHMPNGMWEYDKYVYELTQSYRLMWYDQNAKQATSLGFDFFIRLLSGFAWPLDYKESLFPIPVRTENPTEKDTAEYFFRKY